One Nocardioides oleivorans DNA segment encodes these proteins:
- a CDS encoding MFS transporter — protein sequence MSEETRTAATAGDAAAEPDPRRWRVLAVSLVVGFMSLLDVTIVNVAVPSIRSGLDTSAAAIQWVVSGYALAFGMTLVAGGRLGDAHGRRRMMIIGLVGFVLSSAAVGLAPNPAAIIVARLVQGASAGLLTPQNSGLIQQLFRGEERGRAFGMFGFTVAVASATGPLIGGALIGLLGEENGWRALFLINVPIGLVALALIRRLVPDNDTGADAEKDPRVDLPGALLLGLAVLAVLYPLISLEGGAGLSLVALVAFPPLAWAFVRWEARTVSRGHPPLLDVSLLRGLPGYANGLLVGTLYFTGFTGIFLVLSVHLQEGEGFSPLHAALLITPFAVGSAVTSPVAGRLVGRLGRRVTLLALSVMMTGTALAAWLVTQPTDRLWWTLAPAMLLAGIGGGGVISPNLTLTLAEVPPRMGGAAGGALQTGQRIGSALGAALLMTIYQAVASTTSAPVAARTAFLAALAVLAVALAAAVRSWRLGD from the coding sequence GTGAGCGAGGAGACGCGGACCGCAGCGACTGCCGGCGATGCGGCCGCCGAGCCCGACCCGCGGCGCTGGCGTGTCCTCGCGGTCTCGCTCGTCGTCGGCTTCATGTCGCTGCTCGACGTCACCATCGTCAACGTCGCCGTGCCCTCGATCCGGTCCGGTCTCGACACCAGCGCGGCCGCGATCCAGTGGGTGGTGTCGGGCTACGCGCTCGCCTTCGGCATGACCCTCGTCGCGGGTGGGCGACTGGGCGACGCGCACGGGCGCCGCCGGATGATGATCATCGGCCTGGTCGGCTTCGTGCTCTCCAGCGCCGCCGTCGGGCTGGCCCCCAACCCGGCCGCGATCATCGTGGCCCGGCTCGTGCAGGGCGCCAGCGCCGGTCTGCTCACCCCGCAGAACTCCGGGCTCATCCAGCAGCTCTTCCGGGGCGAGGAGCGCGGGCGCGCCTTCGGGATGTTCGGCTTCACCGTGGCCGTCGCCTCGGCGACCGGCCCGCTGATCGGCGGTGCGCTGATCGGCCTGCTCGGCGAGGAGAACGGCTGGCGCGCCCTCTTCCTCATCAACGTCCCGATCGGCCTGGTCGCCCTCGCGCTGATCCGACGCCTGGTCCCGGACAACGACACCGGTGCGGACGCCGAGAAGGACCCGAGGGTGGACCTGCCCGGTGCCCTGCTCCTGGGCCTGGCCGTGCTGGCCGTGCTCTACCCGCTCATCAGCCTCGAGGGCGGCGCCGGGTTGTCGCTCGTGGCGCTCGTGGCCTTCCCGCCGCTCGCCTGGGCGTTCGTGCGGTGGGAGGCGCGGACGGTGAGCCGCGGGCACCCGCCGCTGCTCGACGTCTCGCTCCTGCGCGGCCTGCCCGGCTATGCCAACGGGCTGCTCGTCGGCACCCTCTACTTCACCGGCTTCACGGGCATCTTCCTGGTCCTGTCGGTCCACCTGCAGGAGGGCGAGGGCTTCTCACCGCTGCACGCGGCGCTGCTCATCACCCCGTTCGCCGTGGGATCCGCGGTGACGTCGCCCGTCGCGGGCCGCCTGGTGGGCCGCCTCGGCCGGCGGGTCACGCTGCTGGCGCTCTCGGTCATGATGACCGGCACCGCCCTGGCCGCCTGGCTGGTGACCCAGCCGACCGACCGGCTCTGGTGGACGCTCGCCCCTGCCATGCTCCTCGCCGGGATCGGCGGTGGTGGCGTCATCTCGCCCAACCTCACCCTCACGCTGGCCGAGGTGCCGCCCCGGATGGGCGGTGCTGCCGGAGGCGCACTGCAGACCGGGCAGCGGATCGGGTCGGCGCTGGGCGCGGCGCTGCTGATGACGATCTACCAGGCCGTCGCGTCGACGACGTCCGCCCCGGTGGCGGCGCGCACGGCCTTTCTGGCCGCGCTCGCGGTGCTCGCGGTCGCGCTCGCGGCCGCCGTGCGCTCCTGGCGCCTGGGCGACTGA
- a CDS encoding sulfotransferase family protein, with protein sequence MTRAPRPDFLVIGAPKAGTTALHAALAQHPDVFVSDPKEPKYWLCDGAPPPAWRGPGDKHSQQEWIWRADRYFPLFEGARPDQVRGESTPFYLWSRGAHRRIAEDLPDVRLVAVVRDPIDRAYSNWMHLWSDGLEPESDFITAFGREAERVRAGWAPFWRYGELGRYGEQLQHLHRHVDPQRILVVRYRDLVDEPGATVDRVSRFLGIREGLVDSIPRDNSRSFVPPGWRPQVFGPLVRGGARLGQFAPPEVWRRVHPWTIGLLSDRAEAARPRLDAVRRQRLVDEYADDIGLLSELTGQDFEDWLSPESRGSYAERSATVTATVTATVTPISART encoded by the coding sequence ATGACCCGAGCACCCCGTCCCGACTTCCTCGTCATCGGAGCACCCAAGGCCGGCACGACCGCCCTGCACGCGGCGCTGGCGCAGCACCCCGACGTCTTCGTGTCCGACCCCAAGGAGCCGAAGTACTGGCTCTGCGACGGCGCCCCGCCGCCGGCGTGGCGCGGACCGGGTGACAAGCACTCGCAGCAGGAGTGGATCTGGCGGGCCGACCGCTACTTCCCGCTCTTCGAGGGCGCGCGGCCCGACCAGGTGCGCGGCGAGAGCACGCCCTTCTACCTCTGGAGCCGGGGCGCCCACCGCCGGATCGCCGAGGACCTGCCCGACGTGCGCCTCGTCGCCGTGGTCCGTGACCCGATCGACCGCGCCTACAGCAACTGGATGCACCTGTGGTCCGACGGGCTCGAGCCGGAGTCGGACTTCATCACGGCCTTCGGCCGCGAGGCCGAGCGCGTCCGCGCCGGCTGGGCACCGTTCTGGCGCTACGGCGAGCTGGGCCGCTACGGCGAGCAGCTCCAGCACCTGCACCGCCACGTCGACCCGCAGCGGATCCTGGTCGTGCGCTACCGCGACCTGGTCGACGAGCCCGGCGCGACCGTCGACCGGGTGAGCCGGTTCCTCGGGATCCGCGAGGGACTCGTCGACTCGATCCCCCGCGACAACTCGCGCAGCTTCGTGCCGCCCGGGTGGCGGCCCCAGGTCTTCGGCCCGCTCGTGCGCGGTGGCGCACGCCTCGGGCAGTTCGCGCCGCCCGAGGTGTGGCGTCGCGTCCACCCGTGGACCATCGGCCTGCTCAGCGACCGCGCCGAGGCGGCCCGGCCCCGCCTCGACGCCGTGCGCCGGCAGCGGCTGGTGGACGAGTACGCCGACGACATCGGCCTCCTGTCCGAGCTCACCGGGCAGGACTTCGAGGACTGGCTGTCGCCGGAGAGCCGCGGCTCCTACGCCGAGCGCTCCGCGACGGTGACCGCGACGGTGACCGCGACGGTGACCCCGATCAGCGCACGCACGTGA
- a CDS encoding SRPBCC family protein has protein sequence MDATVELPVPAETAFHYLSDPRRRPEWQSSLLSVEVPPDEEPHLGQTWRERTAVGVRPHMETTDLEPVRLWAERGSWRGVTATLALRFSDVPGGCRVHATGEVTGRGAWAFPAAAAGLLASTAIAADLRKAGRIMAERAGR, from the coding sequence ATCGACGCCACCGTCGAGCTGCCCGTCCCGGCCGAGACGGCCTTCCACTACCTCAGCGACCCGCGTCGCCGTCCCGAGTGGCAGTCCTCGCTGCTCTCGGTGGAGGTGCCGCCCGACGAGGAGCCGCACCTCGGGCAGACGTGGCGCGAGCGGACCGCGGTCGGCGTACGACCCCACATGGAGACCACCGACCTCGAGCCGGTCCGGCTGTGGGCCGAGCGCGGCAGCTGGCGTGGCGTCACCGCGACCCTGGCGCTGCGGTTCTCCGACGTGCCCGGCGGCTGTCGGGTGCACGCCACGGGCGAGGTGACCGGTCGCGGTGCGTGGGCCTTCCCCGCGGCCGCAGCCGGGCTGCTGGCGTCGACGGCCATCGCCGCCGACCTCAGGAAGGCCGGTCGGATCATGGCCGAGCGCGCCGGTCGGTGA
- a CDS encoding antibiotic biosynthesis monooxygenase — MTAPVTVSVTRHVDPRHTTQMLAWMQAGTSMAERFDGFLGSGWVRPSVDSSDWHMLYRFADAESLAAWEASPQRAWWLEAAAGDVEEKRRERRTGIEGWFDEPATVEHLSVAAPSAPPRWKQMVVIFMGFFPLSLAVNFVVGHTPLVDWPLVPRVLVTIVVLTPLMTYVVLPWITRRMSWWLHR, encoded by the coding sequence ATGACCGCCCCCGTCACCGTGTCCGTCACCCGTCACGTCGACCCACGGCACACGACGCAGATGCTGGCGTGGATGCAGGCGGGCACCTCGATGGCGGAGAGGTTCGACGGCTTCCTCGGCTCGGGCTGGGTCCGCCCGAGCGTGGACTCGAGCGACTGGCACATGCTCTACCGCTTCGCCGACGCCGAGTCGCTCGCCGCCTGGGAGGCCTCCCCGCAGCGCGCCTGGTGGCTCGAGGCCGCGGCCGGTGACGTGGAGGAGAAGCGGCGCGAGCGTCGTACCGGCATCGAGGGCTGGTTCGACGAGCCGGCGACCGTCGAGCACCTCAGCGTCGCCGCTCCGTCCGCGCCGCCGCGGTGGAAGCAGATGGTCGTCATCTTCATGGGGTTCTTCCCCCTGAGCCTGGCCGTCAACTTCGTCGTCGGCCACACGCCCCTCGTCGACTGGCCGCTCGTGCCGCGCGTTCTCGTGACGATCGTGGTGCTGACCCCGCTCATGACCTACGTCGTGCTGCCGTGGATCACGCGCCGGATGAGCTGGTGGCTGCACCGCTAG
- the purD gene encoding phosphoribosylamine--glycine ligase, whose translation MKTLVIGTGGREHALALALSLDPAVEEVHAAPGNPGIGAFATLHDVDPMDGTAVAALATELGADLVVVGPEAPLVAGVADAVTGAGIACFGPSRAAARLEGSKAFAKDVMAAAGVPTAGSRTCITPNEVADALDAFGAPYVVKDDALAAGKGVVVTTDRTEALAHAADCDTVVVEEFLDGPEFSIFVVCDGTVGRPLLPAQDFKRIFDGGRGPNTGGMGSYAPLDWLPDGTVETVMDQVVEPTLAEMRRLGAPFVGCLYVGLALTAAGPKVIEFNCRFGDPDVQPVLALLTSPLGVLLAAAAAGDLASVPEPTFDDGASVSVVLASAGYPESSSKGDVISGAGAANGVYDVDVIHAGTAIVAAPEEGDPDHRHLVTAGGRVLSVRAVGYDVADARSRAYAAADLISFEGLQRRSDIAAEPLGVVEGAASRG comes from the coding sequence GTGAAGACCCTCGTCATCGGCACCGGCGGCCGCGAGCACGCGCTCGCGCTCGCGCTCTCCCTCGACCCGGCGGTGGAGGAGGTCCACGCCGCACCCGGCAACCCGGGGATCGGCGCGTTCGCCACGCTCCACGACGTGGACCCGATGGACGGGACGGCCGTCGCTGCGCTCGCCACGGAGCTCGGCGCCGACCTGGTGGTCGTCGGACCCGAGGCGCCGCTGGTCGCCGGTGTGGCCGACGCCGTCACCGGCGCGGGGATCGCGTGCTTCGGACCGTCGCGGGCCGCCGCCCGGCTCGAGGGGTCGAAGGCGTTCGCCAAGGACGTCATGGCCGCCGCGGGCGTGCCCACCGCCGGCTCGCGCACCTGCATCACGCCCAACGAGGTCGCCGACGCGCTCGACGCGTTCGGGGCGCCCTACGTCGTGAAGGACGACGCGCTCGCCGCCGGCAAGGGCGTCGTCGTGACCACCGACCGCACCGAGGCCCTCGCGCACGCCGCCGACTGCGACACCGTGGTCGTCGAGGAGTTCCTCGACGGACCCGAGTTCTCGATCTTCGTCGTCTGCGACGGCACCGTCGGGCGGCCGCTGCTGCCGGCCCAGGACTTCAAGCGGATCTTCGACGGAGGGCGCGGACCCAACACCGGCGGGATGGGGTCGTACGCCCCGCTGGACTGGCTGCCCGACGGCACCGTCGAGACCGTGATGGACCAGGTCGTCGAGCCGACGCTCGCCGAGATGCGCCGCCTCGGCGCGCCGTTCGTCGGCTGCCTCTACGTCGGCCTCGCACTGACGGCCGCCGGGCCGAAGGTCATCGAGTTCAACTGCCGCTTCGGCGACCCGGACGTCCAGCCGGTGCTGGCGCTGCTCACCTCGCCGCTCGGCGTGCTGCTCGCCGCGGCCGCGGCCGGCGACCTCGCCTCCGTGCCCGAGCCGACCTTCGACGACGGCGCCTCCGTCTCGGTCGTCCTCGCCTCCGCCGGCTATCCCGAGTCGTCGTCGAAGGGCGACGTGATCAGCGGCGCGGGCGCTGCCAACGGCGTGTACGACGTCGACGTGATCCACGCCGGCACCGCGATCGTCGCCGCCCCGGAGGAGGGCGACCCCGACCACCGCCACCTCGTCACGGCCGGTGGCCGGGTGCTCTCGGTGAGAGCCGTCGGCTACGACGTGGCCGACGCCCGGTCGCGGGCCTATGCCGCAGCCGACCTCATCTCCTTCGAGGGCCTGCAGCGCCGCTCCGACATCGCGGCCGAGCCGCTCGGCGTGGTCGAGGGCGCGGCGTCGCGTGGCTGA
- a CDS encoding DUF402 domain-containing protein, producing MADSFAVGSDVRVVEVLHGAEWAWWDEQVVADDGILVTLQRNGTPLTFPPHDHPHPWSHLDAWSGTTVLKLRREGDWYSVWKFFDADGAFLRWYVNFETPYVRAEGAIEVNDLQLDIVVPPDGDWRWKDVQDLAPTLASGRITHDELLAVLREAAHVAELLDRGDRWWAPWDGWTPADGMI from the coding sequence GTGGCTGACTCCTTCGCCGTCGGCTCCGACGTCCGGGTCGTGGAGGTCCTCCACGGCGCGGAGTGGGCCTGGTGGGACGAGCAGGTCGTCGCCGACGACGGCATCCTGGTCACCCTCCAGCGCAACGGCACGCCGCTGACGTTCCCGCCGCACGACCACCCGCACCCCTGGTCGCACCTCGACGCCTGGTCGGGCACGACGGTGCTCAAGCTGCGTCGCGAGGGCGACTGGTACTCGGTGTGGAAGTTCTTCGACGCCGACGGCGCGTTCCTGCGGTGGTACGTCAACTTCGAGACGCCCTACGTCCGCGCCGAGGGCGCGATCGAGGTCAACGACCTCCAGCTCGACATCGTCGTACCTCCCGACGGGGACTGGCGCTGGAAGGACGTCCAGGACCTCGCGCCGACGCTCGCGTCGGGCCGGATCACCCACGACGAGCTGCTCGCCGTGCTCCGCGAGGCCGCACACGTCGCGGAGCTCCTCGACCGGGGTGACCGCTGGTGGGCACCGTGGGATGGGTGGACCCCGGCGGATGGGATGATCTGA
- a CDS encoding serine/threonine-protein kinase, translated as MGATPRQGETFGRYEIERRLGAGGMGVVHLALDTRMQRRVALKVMSTQIAEDPELLARFHREAETLARLDSPHITTIFDHGDVDGTPYLAMQYVAGGDLGTQLKQRGPVPTPLAAAICAQVAEALADAHTAGVVHRDVKPANVLVRDPDAAEPFVYLSDFGIAQAQTGEQGLTRAGSVAGSWAYLAPERAHGAPATPASDIYALGCLLHACATGRAPYAGSDVEMAVAHVNEPVPQLDGTDTSTVELNRVLRLAMAKDPAERYASAGDLRADLLALARGAYDPGAAPLPTPTPTPTTTPTPPAAPATGAPDEPGPSRGRRTALVAGVAAVAVLAVVGGVLGAQALGGDDDGAADGGSDATGAAIEGAIADPVAGDWDGDGLGDLRVGRWIWRDGIEALPALMVPSDGSAFGEAVEDAGRVELPRTGDVDGDGRPDLVQVVESLDDTEVEVTTWRGTGDGVEEQSEQTFTWRTDFGFYGVGDFDGDGRDDLVLTRNRGEKLMIVSVALSNGAGFEEPVEFASRGGRANDDDLFAVGDFDGDGLDDLAARVVNGGDAVGVRFKVLLSTGDRFRKTADVRIEDGRYGVADYTAADIDGDGADELVHLVTDRWGEDEYGATLAVQRFVNGSFGTPEEVVAPTSGGPDFPFLEVGASDVDGDGDEDVVRLLGFDETTGTAQVEVYLSDDGTLAEPVVWGEVPCTTTTCDAESASLVSSE; from the coding sequence GTGGGCGCGACACCCCGGCAGGGCGAGACCTTCGGCCGCTACGAGATCGAGCGACGGCTGGGCGCGGGCGGGATGGGCGTGGTGCACCTCGCGCTCGACACCCGGATGCAGCGCCGCGTGGCGCTCAAGGTGATGTCGACGCAGATCGCCGAGGACCCCGAGCTGCTCGCGCGCTTCCACCGCGAGGCCGAGACGCTGGCCCGGCTCGACTCCCCGCACATCACCACGATCTTCGACCACGGTGACGTCGACGGCACGCCCTACCTCGCGATGCAGTACGTCGCCGGCGGCGACCTCGGCACGCAGCTGAAGCAGCGCGGCCCCGTCCCCACCCCGCTGGCCGCGGCGATCTGCGCGCAGGTCGCGGAGGCGCTCGCCGACGCGCATACCGCAGGCGTGGTCCACCGTGACGTGAAGCCGGCCAACGTGCTGGTCCGCGACCCCGACGCGGCCGAGCCGTTCGTCTACCTCAGCGACTTCGGCATCGCCCAGGCGCAGACCGGCGAGCAGGGCCTGACCCGCGCCGGAAGCGTCGCCGGCAGCTGGGCCTACCTCGCGCCCGAGCGCGCGCACGGCGCGCCGGCCACCCCGGCGAGCGACATCTACGCCCTCGGCTGCCTGCTCCACGCCTGCGCGACCGGTCGTGCGCCCTACGCCGGCTCCGACGTCGAGATGGCCGTAGCCCACGTCAACGAGCCGGTCCCGCAGCTCGACGGCACCGACACGTCGACGGTCGAGCTCAACCGCGTCCTGCGGCTCGCGATGGCCAAGGACCCCGCCGAGCGCTACGCCTCGGCCGGCGACCTCCGCGCCGACCTGCTCGCCCTCGCGCGCGGCGCGTACGACCCCGGCGCGGCGCCCCTCCCCACCCCCACCCCGACCCCGACCACCACCCCGACTCCTCCGGCGGCACCCGCGACCGGTGCACCCGACGAGCCGGGTCCGTCGCGCGGACGTCGTACGGCGCTGGTGGCGGGGGTCGCCGCGGTGGCGGTCCTCGCGGTCGTCGGCGGCGTCCTCGGTGCGCAGGCACTGGGTGGCGACGACGACGGTGCGGCCGACGGCGGGTCCGACGCGACCGGCGCCGCGATCGAGGGTGCGATCGCCGACCCGGTCGCCGGCGACTGGGACGGCGACGGGCTCGGCGACCTCCGGGTCGGGCGCTGGATCTGGCGCGACGGCATCGAGGCCCTGCCCGCGCTGATGGTGCCCTCCGACGGGTCGGCGTTCGGCGAGGCGGTCGAGGACGCCGGCCGGGTGGAGCTCCCCAGGACCGGCGACGTCGACGGCGACGGCCGCCCCGACCTGGTCCAGGTCGTGGAGAGCCTCGACGACACCGAGGTCGAGGTGACGACCTGGCGCGGCACGGGCGACGGCGTCGAGGAGCAGTCGGAGCAGACCTTCACCTGGCGCACCGACTTCGGGTTCTACGGCGTCGGCGACTTCGACGGCGACGGTCGCGACGACCTGGTGCTCACCCGCAACCGGGGCGAGAAGCTGATGATCGTCTCGGTCGCCCTGAGCAACGGCGCCGGCTTCGAGGAGCCGGTCGAGTTCGCCTCGCGTGGCGGTCGCGCCAACGACGACGACCTGTTCGCGGTGGGCGACTTCGACGGCGACGGCCTGGACGACCTCGCCGCGCGCGTCGTCAACGGCGGCGACGCCGTCGGCGTGCGCTTCAAGGTGCTGCTCAGCACCGGCGACCGCTTCCGCAAGACCGCCGACGTCCGCATCGAGGACGGCCGCTACGGCGTCGCCGACTACACCGCGGCCGACATCGACGGTGACGGCGCCGACGAGCTCGTCCACCTGGTCACGGACCGCTGGGGGGAGGACGAGTACGGCGCCACGCTGGCCGTGCAGCGCTTCGTCAACGGCAGCTTCGGCACGCCCGAGGAGGTCGTCGCCCCGACGAGCGGCGGCCCCGACTTCCCGTTCCTCGAGGTCGGCGCGAGCGACGTCGACGGCGACGGGGACGAGGACGTCGTGCGCCTCCTCGGGTTCGACGAGACGACCGGCACCGCGCAGGTCGAGGTCTACCTCTCCGACGACGGGACGCTGGCGGAGCCGGTCGTGTGGGGCGAGGTCCCGTGCACCACGACGACGTGCGACGCGGAGTCCGCGTCGCTCGTCTCGAGCGAGTGA
- the purB gene encoding adenylosuccinate lyase — protein MTVPNVLATRYAGADLAEIWSPEHKIVLERQLWVAVLKAQRDLGIAVPDGVVEAYEQVVARGEQGVDLESIAARERVTRHDVKARIEEFNSVAALASHEHITLQFIHAGMTSRDLTENVEQLQVRRSLELVRDRAVAALVRLGRLAAEHEATVMAGRSHNVAAQATTLGKRFATVADEMLIGVQRIEELLARYPLRGIKGPMGTSQDMLDLLDGDAALLESLEERVAAHLGFEQVLTSVGQVYPRSLDFDVVAALVQLVSGPSNLATTVRLMAGHELVTEGFKEGQVGSSAMPHKMNTRSCERVNGLAVIIRGHLSMVSELAGDQWNEGDVSCSVVRRVALPDAFFATDGLFQTFLTVLDEFGAFPAVIQRELDRYLPFLTTTKVLMAAVRNGVGREAAHEAIKEAAVGTALAMRAGQADNDVFAKLAADPRLGLTRDQIDALVADPIEFTGAAVAQTRAVVARVEALAARHPGAAAYVPGAIL, from the coding sequence GTGACCGTCCCCAACGTCCTGGCCACCCGCTACGCCGGCGCCGACCTCGCCGAGATCTGGTCCCCCGAGCACAAGATCGTCCTCGAGCGACAGCTCTGGGTCGCCGTGCTCAAGGCCCAGCGCGACCTCGGCATCGCGGTGCCCGACGGCGTCGTCGAGGCCTACGAGCAGGTCGTCGCCAGAGGTGAGCAGGGCGTCGACCTCGAGTCGATCGCCGCGCGTGAGCGGGTCACCCGCCACGACGTGAAGGCCCGCATCGAGGAGTTCAACTCCGTAGCCGCCCTCGCCAGCCACGAGCACATCACTCTGCAGTTCATCCATGCGGGGATGACCTCCCGCGACCTGACAGAGAACGTCGAGCAGCTGCAGGTACGCCGCTCGCTCGAGCTGGTTCGCGACCGCGCCGTCGCCGCCCTCGTCCGCCTCGGCCGGCTCGCCGCCGAGCACGAGGCCACCGTCATGGCCGGCCGCTCCCACAACGTCGCGGCCCAGGCCACCACGCTGGGCAAGCGCTTCGCGACCGTGGCCGACGAGATGCTGATCGGCGTGCAGCGGATCGAGGAGCTGCTCGCCCGCTACCCCCTGCGCGGGATCAAGGGCCCGATGGGCACCTCGCAGGACATGCTCGACCTCCTCGACGGCGACGCCGCGCTCCTCGAGTCCCTCGAGGAGCGGGTCGCGGCCCACCTCGGCTTCGAGCAGGTGCTGACCAGCGTCGGCCAGGTCTACCCGCGCTCGCTCGACTTCGACGTCGTCGCCGCGCTGGTGCAGCTCGTCAGCGGCCCGTCCAACCTCGCCACCACCGTCCGGCTGATGGCCGGCCACGAGCTGGTGACCGAGGGCTTCAAGGAGGGCCAGGTCGGCTCGTCGGCGATGCCGCACAAGATGAACACCCGCTCGTGCGAGCGCGTCAACGGCCTCGCCGTCATCATCCGCGGGCACCTGTCGATGGTCAGCGAGCTCGCTGGTGACCAATGGAACGAGGGCGACGTCTCCTGCTCCGTCGTGCGCCGCGTCGCCCTCCCCGACGCGTTCTTCGCCACCGACGGGCTCTTCCAGACCTTCCTCACCGTGCTCGACGAGTTCGGTGCGTTCCCGGCCGTGATCCAGCGCGAGCTCGACCGCTACCTGCCGTTCCTCACCACGACCAAGGTGCTGATGGCAGCCGTGCGCAACGGCGTCGGCCGCGAGGCCGCCCACGAGGCGATCAAGGAGGCCGCCGTCGGCACCGCGCTCGCGATGCGCGCCGGCCAGGCCGACAACGACGTCTTCGCCAAGCTCGCCGCCGACCCACGCCTCGGCCTCACCCGCGACCAGATCGACGCGCTCGTCGCCGACCCGATCGAGTTCACCGGAGCCGCCGTCGCCCAGACCCGTGCAGTCGTCGCCCGGGTCGAGGCCCTCGCGGCCCGCCACCCCGGCGCGGCGGCGTACGTCCCCGGCGCCATCCTCTGA
- a CDS encoding phosphoribosylaminoimidazolesuccinocarboxamide synthase, producing MAELSIPTAPAIDGTTHLHSGKVRDLYRIDSGEHEGRLLMVASDRISAYDFVLDAAIPDKGEILTRMSLWWFGELSGLVGNHVVSTDVPASVAGRALVCEQLDMFPVECVARGYLTGSGLLDYQRTGEVCGIALPAGLQDGSHLPSPIFTPATKADLGDHDENVDYEAVVEAVGDDAAAELRMLTMEVYDKAHGLARERGIILADTKLEFGRRPDGTTILADEVLTPDSSRFWPAADWQPGRAQASYDKQVVRDWLTGESGWDRHSGEAPPPLPEAVVERTRARYVEAFELLTGERF from the coding sequence GTGGCCGAGCTGAGCATTCCCACCGCCCCTGCGATCGACGGCACCACCCACCTGCACTCCGGCAAGGTGCGCGACCTCTACCGGATCGACTCCGGCGAGCACGAGGGCCGGCTGCTCATGGTCGCGAGCGACCGGATCTCGGCCTACGACTTCGTCCTCGACGCAGCGATCCCCGACAAGGGCGAGATCCTCACCCGGATGTCGCTGTGGTGGTTCGGGGAGCTCTCCGGGCTGGTGGGCAACCACGTCGTCTCGACCGACGTGCCGGCCTCCGTCGCCGGGCGCGCGCTGGTCTGCGAGCAGCTCGACATGTTCCCGGTCGAGTGCGTGGCGCGCGGCTACCTCACCGGCTCCGGGCTGCTCGACTACCAGCGCACCGGCGAGGTCTGCGGCATCGCGCTGCCCGCCGGACTGCAGGACGGCAGCCACCTCCCGTCGCCGATCTTCACCCCCGCCACGAAGGCCGACCTCGGTGACCACGACGAGAACGTCGACTACGAGGCGGTCGTCGAGGCCGTCGGTGACGACGCCGCAGCGGAGCTCCGGATGCTCACCATGGAGGTCTACGACAAGGCGCACGGCCTGGCGCGCGAGCGCGGGATCATCCTGGCCGACACCAAGCTCGAGTTCGGTCGGCGTCCGGACGGCACGACGATCCTCGCCGACGAGGTCCTCACCCCCGACTCGTCCCGTTTCTGGCCGGCGGCCGACTGGCAGCCGGGCCGCGCCCAGGCGTCGTACGACAAGCAGGTCGTGCGGGACTGGCTCACCGGGGAGTCCGGCTGGGACCGCCACTCCGGCGAGGCTCCGCCGCCCCTGCCCGAGGCCGTCGTCGAGCGCACCCGGGCGAGGTACGTCGAGGCGTTCGAGCTGCTCACCGGGGAGCGGTTCTGA
- a CDS encoding acylphosphatase: MAAVSVRVTGRVQGVAFRWHTEEEAHRLGVAGWVRNEVDGSVLLHAEGDRSAVDELVAWCHHGPPSARVEHVAVREAAPTGATTFTTTG; this comes from the coding sequence GTGGCAGCCGTCTCCGTCCGGGTGACCGGGCGCGTCCAGGGCGTCGCCTTCCGGTGGCACACCGAGGAGGAGGCGCACCGCCTCGGCGTCGCCGGCTGGGTGCGCAACGAGGTCGACGGCTCGGTGCTCCTGCACGCCGAGGGAGACCGGTCCGCGGTCGACGAGCTCGTCGCCTGGTGCCACCACGGTCCGCCGTCGGCGCGCGTCGAGCACGTCGCCGTCCGGGAGGCCGCGCCGACGGGCGCCACGACCTTCACCACCACGGGCTGA